A part of Silvimonas soli genomic DNA contains:
- the acnB gene encoding bifunctional aconitate hydratase 2/2-methylisocitrate dehydratase produces the protein MLEAYRQHVAERAALGIPPLPLTAQQTADLVALLQNPPAGEEAFLLDLITHRVPPGVDDAAKVKAAFLAAVAQGKDTCTLISRAKAVELLGTMLGGFNIKPMIDLLGDAEVGAVAAAGLKKTLLMFDYFHDVKELSDAGNANAKEVIQSWADAEWFTSRPEVPQSVTLTVFKVTGETNTDDLSPAPDAWSRPDIPLHALAMLKNARPGITPEEDGKRGPIQFIQDLAKKGNLIAYVGDVVGTGSSRKSATNSVLWWTGDDIPFVPNKRFGGYCLGGKIAPIFFNTQEDSGALPIEVDVSSLNMGDVIELRPYEGKVLKNGEVVTEFALKSDVLFDEVRAGGRINLIIGRGLTAKARESLGLPASTLFRLPTAPVVSTKGFTQAQKMVGRAVGLPEGQGVRPGTYCEPRMTSVGSQDTTGPMTRDELKDLACLGFSADLVMQSFCHTAAYPKPVDVKTHHELPEFIRNRGGVSLQPGDGVIHSWLNRMLLPDTVGTGGDSHTRFPIGISFPAGSGLVAFGAATGVMPLDMPESVLVRFKGELQPGITLRDLVNAIPLYAIKAGLLTVAKAGKKNIFSGRILEIEGLPNLKVEQAFELTDASAERSAAGCSVRLDKAPIIEYLNSNIVLLKSMITNGYGDAKTIARRVKAMEAWLANPNLIEPDADAEYAAVIEIDLADVKEPILACPNDPDDVKVLSEVAGTKIDEVFIGSCMTNIGHFRAAGKLLEGKRDIPVKLWIAPPTKMDAQQLTEEGYYGTFGTAGARTEMPGCSLCMGNQAQVREGATVVSTSTRNFPNRLGKNTNVFLSSAELAAIASRLGRIPTVEEYMTDVGVLASKSKEVYRYLNFNEIDTYQAQADKATV, from the coding sequence ATGCTTGAAGCCTATCGCCAGCACGTCGCAGAACGCGCCGCTCTCGGCATTCCTCCGCTGCCTCTGACCGCCCAGCAAACTGCTGATCTGGTCGCATTGCTGCAAAACCCGCCCGCCGGCGAAGAGGCATTCCTGCTTGATCTGATCACCCATCGCGTACCGCCTGGCGTGGACGATGCCGCCAAGGTCAAAGCGGCGTTCCTCGCTGCCGTTGCGCAAGGCAAAGATACCTGTACGCTGATCTCCCGCGCCAAAGCGGTTGAGTTGCTGGGCACCATGCTGGGTGGCTTCAATATCAAGCCGATGATTGATCTGCTGGGCGATGCCGAAGTCGGCGCCGTGGCCGCTGCCGGCCTGAAGAAAACCCTGTTGATGTTTGATTACTTCCACGACGTCAAAGAGTTGTCTGACGCGGGCAATGCCAACGCCAAAGAAGTGATCCAGAGCTGGGCCGATGCTGAATGGTTCACCAGCCGTCCGGAAGTACCGCAATCGGTAACGCTGACCGTATTCAAGGTCACCGGCGAAACCAATACCGATGATCTGTCGCCCGCGCCGGATGCCTGGTCGCGCCCGGATATTCCGTTGCACGCCCTGGCCATGCTCAAAAACGCCCGTCCTGGCATTACGCCGGAAGAAGACGGCAAACGCGGCCCAATCCAGTTCATTCAGGATCTGGCCAAAAAAGGCAATCTGATTGCCTACGTTGGCGATGTGGTCGGCACCGGCTCCAGCCGCAAGTCCGCAACCAACTCCGTGCTGTGGTGGACTGGCGATGACATCCCGTTCGTGCCGAACAAGCGTTTTGGCGGCTACTGCCTCGGCGGCAAGATCGCTCCGATCTTCTTCAACACGCAAGAAGACTCCGGCGCGCTGCCAATTGAAGTGGACGTATCCAGTCTGAACATGGGCGACGTGATTGAATTGCGCCCGTACGAAGGCAAAGTATTGAAGAACGGCGAAGTCGTGACCGAGTTCGCTCTCAAGTCTGATGTGCTGTTTGATGAAGTGCGTGCCGGTGGCCGTATCAACCTGATTATTGGCCGTGGCCTGACTGCCAAGGCGCGTGAGTCGCTGGGCTTGCCCGCATCCACACTGTTCCGCCTGCCGACCGCTCCAGTCGTTTCGACCAAGGGTTTCACCCAGGCACAGAAAATGGTTGGCCGCGCAGTTGGCCTGCCGGAAGGTCAGGGCGTGCGTCCGGGCACCTACTGCGAACCACGCATGACTTCGGTTGGCTCGCAAGATACCACCGGCCCGATGACTCGCGACGAACTGAAAGACCTGGCTTGCCTGGGTTTCTCGGCTGATCTGGTCATGCAATCGTTCTGCCACACTGCGGCCTATCCGAAGCCAGTGGACGTCAAAACCCACCACGAACTGCCAGAATTTATCCGCAACCGTGGCGGCGTGTCGCTGCAACCTGGCGATGGCGTGATCCACTCCTGGCTGAACCGTATGCTGCTGCCCGATACCGTTGGTACCGGCGGCGACAGCCACACCCGTTTCCCGATCGGTATTTCGTTCCCGGCTGGCTCTGGCTTGGTCGCGTTCGGTGCTGCCACCGGCGTAATGCCGCTGGACATGCCGGAATCCGTACTGGTGCGCTTCAAGGGCGAACTGCAGCCTGGCATCACCCTGCGTGATCTGGTCAACGCCATTCCGCTGTACGCCATCAAGGCAGGTTTGCTGACCGTCGCGAAGGCTGGCAAGAAGAACATCTTCTCCGGTCGCATTCTGGAAATCGAAGGCCTGCCTAACCTGAAGGTTGAGCAAGCATTTGAACTGACTGATGCTTCGGCCGAGCGTTCGGCCGCCGGTTGTTCGGTGCGTCTGGATAAAGCCCCGATCATCGAATATCTCAATTCGAACATCGTGCTGTTGAAGTCCATGATCACCAACGGTTACGGCGATGCCAAGACCATCGCTCGTCGCGTGAAGGCCATGGAAGCTTGGCTGGCCAACCCGAACCTGATCGAGCCGGATGCCGACGCAGAATACGCCGCCGTAATCGAGATTGATCTGGCCGACGTGAAAGAGCCGATCCTGGCTTGCCCGAACGATCCGGATGATGTGAAAGTGTTGTCCGAAGTTGCTGGCACCAAGATCGACGAAGTATTCATCGGCTCTTGCATGACCAACATCGGCCACTTCCGTGCCGCAGGCAAATTACTGGAAGGCAAGCGCGATATCCCGGTCAAACTGTGGATTGCACCGCCGACCAAGATGGATGCACAGCAACTGACCGAAGAAGGCTACTACGGCACCTTTGGCACTGCTGGCGCTCGTACCGAAATGCCAGGCTGCTCGCTGTGCATGGGTAACCAGGCGCAAGTACGTGAAGGCGCGACCGTGGTTTCGACTTCCACCCGTAACTTCCCGAACCGTCTGGGCAAGAACACCAACGTGTTCCTGAGCTCCGCCGAACTGGCCGCAATTGCTTCGCGCCTGGGTCGTATTCCGACAGTTGAGGAATATATGACCGATGTAGGCGTGCTGGCTTCCAAGAGCAAAGAAGTGTATCGCTACCTCAACTTTAATGAGATCGATACCTACCAGGCGCAAGCGGATAAAGCGACCGTCTGA
- the gcvA gene encoding transcriptional regulator GcvA, translated as MSQSLPPLNALRAFESAARLESFSAAAHELFVTHGAVSKQIKQLEEWLNVKLFERAGGRVKLTDAGWRYLVQVQDGLDLISSATAQLLQPDRQRRLVINSTPTLALHWLLPRLAGFRTQHPDIDLRIMTSDRDISRIDTPFDLAIRRGPGDWPGHVAKPFLEEREVLLCSPELLQRIALDKPADLARHTLLYADTRPTAWQRWLTLAGVPDLKPAATLQFDHFHFTLQAAMDGLGVTLGPLPMMQGELDRGGLVIALPAPVVPVRDYYWVVPRLLMDDPAIGAFCQWLESAG; from the coding sequence ATGAGCCAGTCACTTCCACCACTGAACGCATTGCGCGCATTCGAGTCTGCCGCTCGTCTGGAGAGCTTTTCTGCCGCCGCACACGAACTTTTCGTGACGCATGGCGCTGTGAGTAAGCAGATCAAGCAGTTAGAAGAATGGCTTAACGTCAAACTGTTTGAACGCGCCGGTGGTCGGGTCAAGCTGACCGACGCCGGCTGGCGCTATCTGGTGCAGGTGCAAGACGGGCTGGACTTGATCTCGAGCGCCACGGCGCAACTACTGCAGCCAGATCGTCAGCGTCGCCTGGTGATCAACTCCACACCCACTTTGGCGTTGCATTGGCTACTGCCGCGACTGGCCGGTTTTCGTACGCAGCACCCGGATATTGATCTGCGCATCATGACGTCCGACCGCGACATCAGCCGGATTGATACGCCGTTTGATCTCGCCATTCGCCGTGGCCCGGGCGACTGGCCCGGCCATGTTGCCAAGCCTTTTCTGGAAGAGCGCGAAGTTTTGTTGTGCAGCCCGGAGCTACTACAACGTATTGCACTGGATAAACCGGCCGACCTGGCTCGGCACACGCTGCTGTATGCCGATACTCGCCCTACGGCGTGGCAGCGCTGGCTGACCCTGGCTGGCGTGCCCGACCTAAAACCAGCCGCCACACTGCAGTTTGACCACTTCCACTTCACCTTGCAGGCAGCCATGGACGGGCTTGGCGTCACGCTCGGGCCGCTGCCAATGATGCAAGGTGAACTGGATCGCGGCGGTCTGGTCATCGCCCTGCCCGCGCCTGTGGTTCCCGTGCGTGACTACTACTGGGTGGTGCCGCGATTATTAATGGATGATCCGGCGATTGGGGCATTTTGCCAGTGGCTGGAAAGCGCAGGCTGA
- a CDS encoding alpha/beta hydrolase — translation MGKVSRALLLQAIKAIVLVGGLCQSSVAHADYPEQVIDVKTRPDVTQRFLYIEPPSPKAVVVLYAGGNGGLRIDTSGHLGSGNNNFLVRTRQQFASSGFAVAVIDAPSDRQDPPYLNGFRQSAEHATDSAAVIAWIHEHTKTPVWLIGTSRGTQSVAAAAIRLAGSGGPDGIVLTSTILTDDRSTPVPAMDLTSLRIPVLVVHHQQDGCMHCPASALPGFMDKLVNTPRKMLIMETGGQDKGDACEALAHHGFNGIEAKVVQDIADWISPH, via the coding sequence ATGGGTAAAGTTAGTCGGGCTTTGCTCCTGCAGGCCATCAAAGCCATCGTTCTGGTTGGCGGGTTATGCCAGAGCTCTGTCGCCCATGCCGATTATCCCGAGCAAGTGATTGACGTAAAAACCCGCCCCGACGTGACCCAGCGCTTCTTGTATATCGAACCGCCATCACCCAAGGCCGTGGTTGTGCTCTATGCCGGAGGTAATGGCGGTCTGCGCATAGACACCAGCGGACACCTTGGCTCAGGCAACAATAATTTTCTGGTGCGTACTCGCCAGCAATTTGCGAGCTCGGGATTTGCAGTAGCCGTGATTGACGCCCCGAGTGACCGACAAGACCCGCCTTATCTGAACGGTTTCCGGCAAAGCGCCGAGCACGCCACTGACAGCGCGGCGGTGATTGCATGGATACACGAACACACCAAGACCCCGGTCTGGCTGATCGGCACCAGCAGAGGCACGCAATCGGTCGCCGCCGCGGCCATTCGCCTCGCTGGCAGTGGCGGGCCGGACGGCATCGTGCTCACCTCAACCATTCTGACCGATGACCGCAGCACGCCGGTTCCGGCCATGGACCTGACCAGTCTGCGCATTCCGGTGCTGGTTGTGCATCACCAGCAAGACGGCTGCATGCATTGCCCGGCCAGCGCTTTGCCCGGCTTCATGGACAAGCTCGTGAACACGCCGCGCAAAATGTTGATTATGGAAACCGGCGGTCAGGATAAGGGCGATGCCTGTGAGGCGCTGGCGCACCACGGCTTCAATGGCATTGAAGCCAAAGTTGTGCAGGATATTGCAGACTGGATCAGTCCTCACTAG
- a CDS encoding LysR family transcriptional regulator — protein sequence MNLNRLDLNLLKSLDVLLAERNVTRAAARLNLSQPAVSSQLKQLRALFDDPLLIPGGARGMLPTPRAQALQEPLRDYLAQLLALVAEQQGFDPLSAQRTWRISASDAMHSVVVPGLLRRLRERAPGCQLSLLQPPLAALPELTSTGEIDLVIASHPSMPEQLKTRELYRENYVCVLRLDHPAAREPLDLDRFCSMFHLLTSPVGGGFYGIVDETLAALGRSRTVLVSVPSFLLVPSLVAASDLIATVPAHMAATWQGRVAILAPPCEVPRFSMEMGWHPRNQADPGLRWLREQIMEVMAQELD from the coding sequence ATGAATCTGAACCGACTTGATTTGAATCTACTGAAGTCGCTGGACGTACTACTGGCCGAGCGCAACGTAACCCGCGCTGCGGCGCGGCTGAATCTGTCGCAGCCAGCGGTGTCCAGCCAGCTCAAGCAGTTGCGTGCCTTGTTTGATGATCCGCTGCTGATTCCGGGTGGCGCGCGCGGCATGCTACCAACGCCACGAGCGCAGGCGCTGCAAGAACCGTTGCGTGACTATCTGGCGCAGTTGCTGGCGCTGGTGGCGGAACAGCAGGGGTTTGATCCGCTCAGCGCCCAGCGCACCTGGCGGATCAGCGCGTCGGATGCCATGCACTCAGTAGTGGTGCCGGGTTTGTTGCGCCGTTTGCGCGAGCGAGCGCCGGGCTGTCAGTTGTCTTTGTTGCAGCCGCCGCTGGCGGCTTTGCCGGAATTGACGAGTACCGGTGAAATCGATCTGGTTATCGCCTCGCATCCATCCATGCCGGAACAACTCAAAACCCGCGAGCTGTACCGGGAAAACTATGTCTGCGTATTGCGCCTGGATCACCCGGCTGCGCGTGAACCACTTGACCTGGATCGGTTCTGCAGTATGTTTCACTTGCTGACATCGCCGGTGGGCGGTGGCTTCTACGGCATTGTCGACGAGACGCTCGCGGCGCTAGGGCGCTCGCGCACGGTGCTGGTGTCGGTGCCCAGCTTTTTGTTGGTTCCGTCATTGGTGGCCGCGAGTGATTTGATCGCCACTGTGCCTGCACATATGGCAGCGACCTGGCAGGGGCGCGTGGCTATATTGGCGCCGCCCTGCGAAGTGCCCCGGTTTTCGATGGAGATGGGCTGGCACCCGCGAAATCAGGCAGACCCAGGTCTGCGTTGGCTGCGCGAGCAAATCATGGAAGTGATGGCGCAAGAGCTGGATTGA
- a CDS encoding SDR family oxidoreductase: MKNLQQQRVLIIGGNTGMGLATAQRLALAGAEVIIAGRSQAKLDAALATIKGIASAYTVDFSSEESLQNLFARVGHIDHLVVTASSSAAWGSIRDIDGAALLKAFEQKAVGYWRSIRAALPMLRKDGSITLLSGAASRTAIANTAGLAAVNGAITQMAQTLSHELAPLRVNVISPGLIDTPAYDDLPADAKAGLFADIAKNLLVGRTGHSDEVVDAIEFVISNGFTTNALIDVDGGAR, from the coding sequence ATGAAAAACCTGCAGCAACAACGCGTTCTGATTATTGGCGGCAACACCGGCATGGGTCTGGCCACTGCGCAACGGCTGGCTCTGGCTGGCGCAGAAGTCATCATTGCCGGGCGCTCGCAAGCCAAGCTTGATGCGGCACTGGCCACCATCAAAGGCATCGCCAGTGCCTATACCGTGGACTTTTCCAGCGAAGAATCGCTGCAAAACCTGTTTGCCCGAGTGGGTCATATCGATCACCTGGTGGTAACGGCCTCCAGCAGCGCCGCTTGGGGTTCGATCCGCGATATCGATGGCGCCGCATTGCTGAAGGCATTTGAGCAAAAGGCCGTCGGTTACTGGCGCTCGATTCGCGCCGCCCTGCCTATGCTACGCAAAGATGGCTCCATCACCCTGCTAAGCGGCGCCGCATCGCGCACGGCCATTGCCAATACGGCTGGGCTAGCGGCGGTTAATGGCGCAATCACCCAGATGGCGCAAACGCTGTCGCATGAGCTGGCACCGCTACGCGTCAACGTCATTTCGCCGGGGCTGATCGACACCCCGGCCTACGACGATTTACCCGCCGATGCCAAAGCCGGGTTGTTTGCCGATATTGCAAAAAACCTCCTGGTTGGGCGTACGGGTCATTCGGATGAAGTGGTCGACGCCATTGAATTTGTGATCAGCAACGGCTTTACCACCAATGCGCTGATTGACGTTGATGGCGGTGCGCGCTGA
- a CDS encoding NAD(P)H-dependent oxidoreductase — translation MKVLLVYAHPEPNSFNGALRDITVQALLAAGHEVRVSDLYAMQFDPVSDRRNFKTVKNPAFLKPQAEEVYATEQDGFAPELEAEIQKILWCDLMIWQFPLWWFGLPAILKGWVDRVFAMGRVYGYGHVYETGLLRGKRALLSLTTGGPQDNYIAGGLNGDMNGILRPIHRGMLQFTGMEVLRPEIHHSAARVDEDQRRRWLDEWAARLAGIHNETAIDPGQY, via the coding sequence ATGAAAGTATTACTGGTCTACGCCCACCCTGAACCCAATAGCTTTAACGGCGCCCTACGCGACATAACGGTACAGGCGCTGCTCGCCGCCGGACATGAAGTACGGGTAAGCGACCTTTACGCCATGCAGTTCGATCCGGTTTCTGATCGCCGCAACTTCAAGACCGTGAAGAACCCGGCGTTCCTGAAGCCGCAAGCCGAAGAAGTTTATGCCACCGAACAGGACGGCTTCGCTCCCGAGCTGGAGGCAGAAATCCAGAAGATATTGTGGTGCGATCTGATGATCTGGCAGTTCCCATTATGGTGGTTTGGCTTGCCCGCCATCCTCAAGGGCTGGGTGGATCGGGTTTTTGCCATGGGTCGCGTTTATGGTTATGGCCATGTTTATGAAACCGGCCTGCTGCGCGGCAAGCGGGCGTTGCTGTCGCTCACCACGGGCGGGCCGCAGGACAACTACATCGCCGGGGGTTTGAATGGCGATATGAACGGCATCCTGCGCCCCATTCATCGCGGCATGCTGCAGTTCACCGGCATGGAAGTGCTACGCCCGGAAATCCACCACAGCGCAGCACGCGTCGATGAAGACCAGCGCCGTCGCTGGCTGGATGAATGGGCCGCTCGCCTGGCCGGCATCCACAACGAAACTGCCATCGACCCCGGACAATACTGA
- the acnA gene encoding aconitate hydratase AcnA produces the protein MSHDLYHSLKTLKTADGRQLQYYSLPALESAGIGRISRLPVSIRIVLESVLRNCDGKKVTDAHIKQLANWGANASRTDEIPFVVARVVLQDFTGVPLLADLAAMRNVADKLGKNPKVIEPLVPVDLVVDHSVQVDYYGTPDALRKNMEMEFKRNTERYQFMKWGMQAFDTFKVVPPGVGIVHQVNLEYLFRGVQVRDGVAFPDTLVGTDSHTTMINGVGVVGWGVGGIEAEAGMLGQPVYFLTPDVIGVELSGKLHEGITATDLVLTVTELLRKEKVVGKFVEFFGEGAASLSVVDRATIGNMAPEYGATMGFFPVDEKTVAYLKGTGRQDDEIAAFEAYFKAQGLFGVPNAGEIDYTRVVKLDLCSIVPSLAGPKRPQDRIPLPDMRKNFEALFVAPAAENGFAKTAADLARRVVVSFVASSPTTEILQAEHGAALNKAEMVDNRPTPDQVSPGHANASLGNGDILIAAITSCTNTSNPGVLLAAGLLAKKAVEKGLSVSPHIKTSLAPGSRVVTEYLTKTGLLEPLAQLGFALAGYGCTTCIGNAGDLAPEFNEAITKNDLIAAAVLSGNRNFEARIHPNIRANYLASPPLVVAFAIAGRANIDLTQEPLGNDRHGQPVFLKDIWPASEEISALLKYAMDPDTFRRLYSDLTKDLDLWNAIPAPVGQVYSWPDSTYIAKPPFFDDFSMKPGSIGEIKGAKALLIMGDSVTTDHISPAGSFGEKTPAGQYLLAHNVQRPNFNSYGSRRGNHDVMIRGTFANVRVKNLMLPAKADGTRIEGGFTLLDGQQTTVYDAAQVYIQRGIPTIVFAGEEYGTGSSRDWAAKGTALLGAKAVVARSFERIHRSNLVGMGVLPLQFKGSDSAVSLGLKGDETFDVLGVDENLKPQQDLTLVITRTDGSKQNVTVLCRIDTPIEVDYFKHGGILPFVLRGLLQ, from the coding sequence ATGTCGCACGACCTTTATCATTCACTCAAAACACTCAAAACGGCGGATGGCCGCCAGTTGCAGTACTACAGCCTGCCCGCTCTGGAAAGCGCCGGCATTGGCCGCATTAGTCGTTTGCCGGTATCGATCCGCATTGTGCTGGAATCGGTCCTGCGCAATTGCGACGGCAAAAAAGTGACCGATGCGCACATCAAGCAACTGGCCAATTGGGGCGCCAATGCGTCGCGCACAGATGAGATTCCGTTTGTGGTGGCGCGGGTGGTACTGCAGGATTTTACCGGTGTGCCGCTGCTGGCCGATCTGGCCGCCATGCGTAATGTCGCCGACAAACTGGGCAAGAACCCGAAGGTAATCGAGCCATTGGTGCCGGTTGATCTGGTGGTCGATCACTCGGTACAGGTGGACTACTACGGCACGCCCGACGCCCTGCGCAAAAACATGGAAATGGAATTCAAGCGCAATACCGAGCGCTACCAGTTCATGAAATGGGGTATGCAGGCGTTTGACACCTTCAAGGTGGTGCCGCCCGGCGTGGGCATCGTGCATCAGGTGAATCTGGAATATCTGTTCCGCGGCGTACAAGTGCGTGACGGCGTGGCTTTTCCCGACACATTGGTCGGCACCGATAGCCACACCACCATGATCAACGGCGTTGGTGTGGTTGGATGGGGCGTGGGCGGTATCGAGGCCGAAGCGGGCATGCTGGGTCAACCAGTGTACTTTCTCACGCCGGATGTCATTGGCGTGGAGCTCTCCGGCAAATTGCACGAAGGCATCACGGCCACTGATCTAGTCCTCACCGTGACCGAATTGCTGCGCAAAGAAAAAGTAGTCGGCAAGTTTGTTGAATTTTTTGGCGAAGGCGCGGCCAGCCTTTCGGTGGTAGATCGCGCCACCATCGGCAATATGGCACCGGAATACGGCGCCACCATGGGCTTCTTCCCGGTTGACGAAAAGACCGTGGCTTATCTCAAGGGCACTGGCCGACAAGACGATGAAATCGCCGCGTTTGAAGCGTACTTCAAAGCGCAAGGGCTGTTTGGTGTGCCCAACGCGGGCGAGATCGACTACACCCGCGTGGTTAAACTGGATTTGTGCAGCATCGTACCCAGTCTGGCTGGGCCGAAACGTCCGCAAGACCGCATCCCCTTGCCCGATATGCGCAAGAATTTTGAGGCGTTGTTCGTTGCGCCCGCAGCCGAAAATGGCTTCGCCAAAACTGCGGCAGACCTTGCGCGTCGGGTTGTAGTGAGCTTCGTTGCCAGTAGCCCGACCACCGAGATTCTGCAGGCGGAACATGGCGCAGCGCTGAACAAGGCGGAAATGGTCGATAACCGCCCGACGCCAGACCAGGTTTCGCCCGGCCATGCCAACGCCAGCCTGGGTAACGGCGACATTCTGATTGCCGCCATTACCAGTTGCACCAATACATCCAACCCGGGCGTATTGCTTGCCGCTGGCTTGCTGGCGAAAAAGGCGGTCGAAAAAGGTTTGTCGGTGAGCCCGCATATCAAAACCAGTCTGGCGCCCGGCTCGCGTGTGGTGACTGAATATCTGACAAAAACAGGTCTGCTGGAACCGCTGGCACAACTGGGCTTTGCTTTGGCGGGCTACGGCTGCACCACCTGTATCGGCAATGCGGGCGATCTGGCACCCGAGTTCAACGAAGCCATCACCAAAAATGATCTGATTGCCGCTGCCGTACTCTCGGGCAACCGCAACTTTGAGGCGCGCATACACCCGAACATCCGCGCCAATTATCTGGCCAGTCCTCCGCTGGTGGTCGCCTTTGCCATTGCCGGTCGCGCCAATATTGACCTCACCCAGGAGCCGCTGGGTAACGACCGGCATGGCCAGCCGGTTTTTCTCAAGGACATCTGGCCCGCCAGTGAAGAAATCAGCGCCCTTCTCAAATACGCCATGGATCCGGACACCTTCCGCCGCCTGTACAGCGATCTGACCAAAGATCTGGATTTGTGGAACGCCATTCCCGCGCCAGTCGGTCAGGTCTATAGCTGGCCGGACTCCACCTACATCGCCAAGCCGCCGTTTTTTGACGATTTTTCCATGAAGCCAGGCAGCATTGGCGAGATCAAAGGCGCGAAGGCTCTGCTGATCATGGGTGATTCGGTCACTACCGATCACATTAGCCCAGCCGGTTCATTTGGCGAGAAAACGCCCGCCGGCCAGTATTTGCTGGCGCATAACGTGCAGCGACCCAACTTCAATAGCTACGGCTCGCGTCGTGGCAATCATGACGTAATGATTCGCGGCACCTTTGCCAATGTGCGGGTCAAGAATCTGATGCTGCCCGCCAAAGCCGACGGCACACGCATTGAAGGTGGATTTACCTTGCTCGACGGCCAGCAAACCACCGTCTACGACGCGGCGCAGGTGTATATCCAGCGCGGCATTCCCACCATTGTTTTTGCGGGCGAAGAATATGGCACTGGCTCCAGTCGGGATTGGGCAGCCAAGGGCACCGCATTACTCGGTGCCAAAGCTGTGGTCGCCCGCAGTTTTGAGCGGATACATCGCAGCAATCTGGTGGGCATGGGCGTGTTGCCGCTGCAGTTCAAAGGTAGCGACAGCGCAGTCAGCCTGGGACTAAAGGGAGATGAAACATTTGATGTGCTGGGCGTAGATGAAAATCTGAAACCGCAACAGGATTTAACGCTGGTGATTACTCGCACTGACGGCAGCAAGCAGAACGTAACAGTGCTGTGCCGGATCGACACGCCAATTGAGGTGGACTACTTCAAGCATGGCGGCATCTTGCCGTTTGTATTGCGCGGACTACTGCAGTAG
- a CDS encoding GFA family protein has protein sequence MPIWICHCQTCRKANAAREVATAGVQRSHFRLLCGEEKLTAFESSPGKRRYFCSVCGSHLFAARDGQTHVILRVATLDTDPGLRPLGHIWTSQDQPWLDGSTQPCFAERSS, from the coding sequence ATGCCCATCTGGATTTGCCACTGCCAAACTTGCCGCAAAGCTAATGCCGCCCGTGAAGTCGCTACGGCCGGTGTGCAACGCAGTCATTTCCGTCTGTTGTGCGGCGAAGAAAAGCTCACGGCGTTTGAATCGTCTCCGGGCAAGCGCCGTTACTTTTGCTCCGTGTGTGGATCGCATTTGTTCGCCGCAAGAGACGGGCAAACCCACGTGATTTTGCGGGTCGCCACCCTCGATACTGATCCAGGTCTGCGCCCGCTTGGGCATATCTGGACCAGTCAAGATCAACCCTGGCTGGATGGCTCTACCCAACCCTGTTTTGCCGAGCGGTCGTCTTGA